One genomic region from Amblyraja radiata isolate CabotCenter1 chromosome 17, sAmbRad1.1.pri, whole genome shotgun sequence encodes:
- the LOC116982649 gene encoding septin-7-like: MKKMETEMEQVFEMKVKEKKQKLKDSENELQRRHEQMKKNLEAQYKELEEKRKQFEEEKVAWEAKQRLLEQQKLDASKTMEKNKKKGKIF, encoded by the exons ATGAAGAAAATGGAGACTGAGATGGAACAAGTGTTTGAGATGAAGGTCAAGGAGAAGAAACAGAAATTGAAGGACTCTGAGAATGAA CTGCAGCGCCGACATGAACAGATGAAGAAAAACCTGGAGGCTCAATACAAGGAgctggaggagaagaggaagcagTTTGAGGAAGAGAAAGTAGCATGGGAGGCAAAGCAACGCTTGTTGGAACAGCAGAAACTGGATGCTTCAAA AACAATGGAAAAGAACAAGAAGAAAGGGAAGATCTTCTGA